The genomic region ACGATCCATTCGCCCGAGCCGTCATACGTCTCGCCGTGATACGAGATGCTCTGGAACTCggggcgcgcggcgccggGATGCGCACGGGCCGTCGAGCCCGTAGTCAGGATCGTGCCCGGCACGGCCTCGCCGGGGCCACGGAAGAAGTAGAGCGGGTCGGCGTGCGGCGCGTTCGTAGCGAGCATCGTCACGTGCAGGCGCACATACTGTTGtttgctgctgtcagctgcgcAGGCGGATTAGGCCCACGGAATGGGCTGGGTGAAGTGCGACGAGAGGGTCTTCGACACGGGCGAGGTGTGCCATGGCGCAGCGAAGAAGATCTCGTCGTAGTCGTCAGATAAGTGTGAGTGGTTCGACGTTACGCGGAAGCCGCGGTCAAGTGGCTCGATCGCATCCACTTCAGTCTGGAGGCGCACCTCCGCCCCGCTATGCTTGAGCATCGCCTCGAAGAGGCGGAAGTTGCCGCCGGAGATGGCACTGGCCCCACCTGAAGCGTGGGACACGGCAGCACCTAGTGCGTGAATTTGATTCAGGTCGGCGCAGTACTTCTGTTAGCCGGTCCTTAGACAACTCACATTGACCCGCGTGCTCGCCTCCATGATCTCGTCTACCCAAAGCGCATTCGCCTTGACGACATTGCGTGCCCAGTCCTCACCCGTGCGCGAAGTAAGCACCTTTCCGAGGCCGGCGCTCTCCGCAAACTCGTCGACGTTCGCCACGCTCCCGCGGTTCGCGAGCCACCGTGCGTCGTACAGATGCGCGAACTTCTTGAGCAGCGCACCGACCgcccgccgctgccgcaTCGGCGACAGCGCACCGTACCGCCGCAAAACGGCCAAAGAGTCCCACCACCCTGACCAGCGACCCTTTTCGGCCGACGTCATGAAGAGGAACTCCGTGCCATCCCAAATGGCCACACCCGTGCCGCCGAACTCGGGGTCCACGATCTCGAGGCCAAagagctggtgtcaggGTGACTTGGCGGGAGCCGACACCGTTTGCGCATGACGTCGCTCCTCACATCGCTTCACTCACTttggcggccttgacgaggttgaggttcGCATCGACGAAGATGCTTGCTCCCAGCTCGACGGGGCGTAAGCTCGTGTTGCCATGCGGGTAGACGACAGTGGTGCCTTTGTGTGAGCTTGTAGCATCTGAACAAGTCTCCGGACTGCTCGGGCTTCCTTTGGGGCCTTTGTCTGGACACAGTACCACCGAACCATGTCTTACACGCTCTCACACCAGTCTGTGCAACTCACGTCCACCAATGTAATCGGCGCGCTCGTACACCACAATGTCGAGCAGCGAGCCATGtggcgcgccggcgcgagACTCGGCCTCACGCGCCGCCcgggagaggaagaaggccgcAGCACTGCCCGACGCCCCGGCGCCGACGATGGCAACGCGTCGCGGCCGCAGATCGTTTGGTGGGGCAAATTCTTGCTTAACCTGGCCAAAGTTAatgagggcgagaggcGAGAGCGCCGTCACGCTTGCCGCGACGCGGGTGGCGAGCTCAGGCTGCTGAGTGAAGAGAATAAGAGTCGCGATCGTGCAGACCACGAGTATGTAGAACGGGTAGGGGATGGGCATGCCGCGGCGCCAGGGAACTGGCATGGTGTCTCAAGGTGATGTGTGAGCGGTGAAGAGAGAGTTGGACATCGAGAGGGAAGTAGGGTGGGAAGCGTGAGCTCTTTACAGTACATGTAGTGTCAGTGGCGTCATTTCGGGTGCATGGTTCCGCAGCTTAACCCTAATGTGTCTGTACAAATATTGGTTCGATTAGGAACAGCAGGCCTGAGAATCAAAAGCTAATACTGTTCTGTTCGGAGCGGAGGAAGCGGAGGAAACCCGATGTTGCCAGTTACAGAATAGACAGCTCTTCCAACGACTGGCTCTCAACTCCCGCGCCTTGGACATGACATGTAATAACAATTGATTGCAAGTGCTCGATGTCTACGACTGTCCTACAGATACACTTTACACTTTACACTCCTGACTACGCCATGAACACCGCCTCCATAACAcgcgcgtcctccttgtccgTCACCTCGTAGATTTCAGCTGCCAGACTTGCGTCCGAGTGCATGGTGGGCTTGCAGCTCTTGCGACGAGTGAGTATCTGCACCTGCTTCTCGGCGTATGCGTCGTAGCTCGTTGGCGGCTGCTTGGTCTTCTTGCTCATCTTGCGCGTGAGCGAGCGCAGGCGTGTACGgctcccgctcccgcccGAGATGAGCCCGTCGTCAACGGAAGCCTCACGCGCGGATGAACTGCCTGAAAACGTGCGGTGTGTGCGAGGTGTCCGAGGTGTTGGCGTCGCTCTAGGGTCCTCGTTTAGCCACGACGACCCGTGGCCAATACTCGAGTGGTCGAGCGCCGAGTAGAACTCGTCGCTTTCGTGTCCGTGCCCGCTCGCACTGCCATGCCCGTGCGATGACGCAGTGAGACGCCCAAAGTCGTCATACGAGGCTTTGCGTCCTCCGAGGCGCCGGCTCGCGGTACTCGATCCTCGCGCGAGAGAAAGGTCACCACATGACGCCTGATGCGAGGGGATGCGGTGGCTGGCGGCCGAGCCGCTGCGATGCTGCTGCGAGGCATCGCGCGGCACCTGCCGGCTCATCAAGCTGATCTGGCGCAAGTCTGGGAAAGACGTCTTGGCCATCCGTAAATCCGGAACTGAGCGCTTGCCTGGCAATGGGCGGCCGTGACCATTCTCAGATAGCGAGGCTTGGCGCAAGTATCTGCTGCTCTCCCAACGAGAGCCGTGGCCAATCTCTGAGCGTGAACCATTGCCCATCTCTGACTGCGGACCGGGGCGCATGCCGTGTCCAAGGTCAGAGCGGCTGACCATCGGCGAAACGACGTGCCCGAGGTCTGAGCGGCTCGCCATGGGAGAGTTCCCATAGTTGTCACGCGAGGCGCTCATCCCGCGTCCTGGGAGATGACCAGACGCGACGAACGGGTGCTGCGTCAGGTCGCTGCCGTGTCCGAGGTCGGAGCGGGTGGTACTCGCGCTGAACATTCGCGCCGTCTGCACCGAATATCCGTGACCAAGATCCGAGCGGCTCGCGCCATTCGGACCCCTGACCATTGTGTGGCCCAGATCGGAGCGGCTGCCACTGTAGTTGGCCTGTCGCCCATGAGGACCTGGATTGTGGTCAGCGTCTGATCCGAAGACAGACCCGTGGCCATATGCCGAGTGGAAATCGTTGGTTGAGTCCTGGCGGCTGAGATCACGGAAGGGGACAAAGTCGTGTCCAAACGAGCCGAGGTCTGTCGGGCTCTCTGCCGGGAAGGGCTGCTGGGAAAACGACTGTTGCTTTGGGACTGGCCGGGCCAAGGGGACAAAGTCGTGTCCAAACGAGTCGAGGTCTGTCGGGCTCTCTGCCGGGAAGGGCTGCTGGGAAAACGACTGTTGCTTTGGAACTGGCCGGGCCGGCTTGCCGCCGAAAGTGAGTGGCGAGCCCCCCACCATAGGGACCGGAATGATGAGGGCCGTCACTTGCGGTTGTTCATGGCTGCCTTGAGGCACTGGTACTGGGTGGCCATTCGGCATCTCCCTCTTGGAGAAGTTTGAGGTCGTGGGATGAGTGGAAGGCGGTACCGAGCGACCCAACACAATGTTGTGTTGGGGCTGGCGCATATCGCCGCTGGCGTCCTTGTCAATCACCACAACCTGCGATGAAACGGAGAACCGGCGGACCGACTTGATCTCGATGGACGAGCCTGGCATCGGGCGGTCGTCGCCTATCGACTCTGGCTCCTCGGAAACTTCGCGTGCCACCATGGGGACCGGTATCGGTGAAGCCTTGAAAACATCCATAGCCTCTGGCGGGGGCGTGACGGGCACATCAGAGGCCGACTTGGATCCCGGCGTCGAGTGCTTCGAGCGCTCCGAGTTGGTTCGGGGCGGCGGGACCGGGGCACGGATACGGACACGCTGGGATGAGCCCGAGTCGGTAGATTTTATCGAAGACGCAGCCATGCGCGAACCGACTAGCCTCGCGAACGCGTCTGCGCGCGCATCGGcagcggcctcgagctggacggGAGAatcgggcggcgcggggagGCTGTGGGGGTCGATGATGggctcaaactcgtccaTCGAGTATGCCGGGACAGGGACGCGACGTATGAGACTCTGCCTCTCATGTCTGTCTGTCCCTCGGCGCTGTAGGCTGCCTGACCCGTCCTTCATCTCGGCCAACATGCCGCGGACGGCTTTGggcgcctcgacctgcgGGACATTGTCTAGACGAGTTTTGCGGCCCATCGATCCAAACGGACCTTGTGCGGGCATTTGGCGTGTGGCGGACCGTTGTACGCCCAATGCCTGCGAGCGTGGCATTGGTGGGACAGGCGGGACAGGCGGGACAGGTGGGACAGGCTGTGAGAGATCCGCCCTGCTCTTCTTGCTCGTGAGCCTGCGAATCAAACCCGCAAAGCCGGAGGACTTGGGCGTcggtggcgccggcggcacACTGACGCTGCCTTGCCCGGTCGCTTGACGTCTTGATGGCAACATGGATAACCTAGACCCCGGAGTGCGAGGCGGTCCGAGTTgtggctggggctggggctgaTAATGGGTTTTGTACGATGAGCCAGCCGTCTTGTACATGGACGGGATGGAGGGGACCGGGGGTAGCTCTGGTGGGCGATCGGGGACGCGACTAGGCAGCCTAGCATTGTCAGCATTTGCAGATCTCCCACCACTTACTTTTCTGACACTGTGCTGGCGCGCTTACGGGCCTTGTCTGCGGCCcggcgctcgcggaggTCGTTGAGGGATCGCGTCAACGATAGGCGCTTGCTTTTGCGATTGTAGATGCTGTCGGTCTGATGAAATGGTGCGGGTgagggaggagtgggagtgagaGTTGGTCTTGGTGTGGGTCCAAGGAATTCGGGGATGGCGCGCGATGGTACGTTGGGCGCGTTGGCCAACTTGCGAATGGACGAGCGACCAGAGGAACGGCCCCACGAACCACCAGCGACAGAGGTGGCGCCGGGCCGCGCAGGGGCCGCTCCCTCAGGTAGGAGGTGACCATGGTCGTCGATTGTGATTGCGTCAAACTCGACAGAGGTGGCGTAGGGGGTCGTGAGAGCGCGGCCCTGGTCATCTGACAACTCGGTCGTGACAGTGTGCGTGAGCGACGGCTGGCTGGGTGAGCGCTGCAAGTCGTAGCGATAGTCGTAGCGAGGGTCGGTGGTGGCGCGCAGAGACATGGCGCGGAAGCCAGTGCTGGTCGGGTGTGCGAGAGATTCTGGGGGATATCAGAGACGAGGGATAAGTTGGAGGCTCGAGCACTGGAATATGGTTAGCGAGGATTCCACCTGACGCCTAGCAGGTAGGTGCTGGAGCGAGACGACCAAGGGAGTTGTGGTATGTAGGACGGCCGGCATGGCGCTCAAGCCGCCAGCCGCTGGTCCCCGCATCTTCGAAAACAACGGAGACCATCGAAACAAGGGGAAAGAAGTGTGCCCCGTAATGGCGATGGCGTTGAGATCAACGCCCGAGCCACCTCGTTTCCCCTTCAACCCTCTGTTGCAAGCACCATTCCGAGCGCCACCGCCGGCCACATGTTCACACCCATACGCACGCCCCTTGTCAACAATAGTACTCACAGTTGCAACTGGACTGGACACACAACTGTCACACAGACGCTGGTAGTGAAGGGAAGGAAAGAGTCGAGTCGCGTTGACCTTGGCGTATCCGTGCGTGTGTGTTGTGATGAACTGCAGCTGACGAGGTATGAGTAGAATAAACTCTTGCTCAGAGTTGAGAATGCTGCAGATGGGCCGTCTCAATGTTTGAGGCAAGCAGTGCTCCTCGTGCTGTTGAGCAATAGAGGCAATCGGACGATGGTCGGACGTGAACTTGGCATCAGAAGGAACCCGCTTCATCACCCGACCCCCACCCCTTTCCTGTCTCAGTATACGGCTGGTTGGTCTTGGTACCCTGGGGCCTCATGACCCCCCTTTTAGCTTTAGGTCTGGATCTGGGACTGCTAAACAGATGCCGTATGGCTTGAGTCTCATCGAGTCTGGACTCATTTCGACCATCAGACTGTTACAAGAaaggggagggaaggtgggttGGTTGAGTGCCTTGAGGTGTTGTTGTGTTTGTTGGATGGACGATTTGACCTTTGGGGGCGTTTAGGGTCGTTGGAACTAGGTACCATCCGAAGGCCCAGGGCGCCAGGGAAGGAGGGGCCGAAAGGGGTTCCAGGTCCATCAGTTGGGTGTCAGATATTACGGCATCCATCTGATATCAAGGCCAATCATTGTATCAAAACCTTAACATGACAAGCTCCCGGATGCCGAAGCCACCCCCGGATCGACCTATTGTATGATAAATAGCGTAGTGACGCATTCCTGccaccctcggcctcgtgtTTAAACAAACCCGTAACCAGAGGGGTGAAAGGAAAACTACTCACTAGTTACTAATCACTACTTGATTCAAACCTCTCCTCAATCAACCTTGACATACTGACGATTGTACCATATCGTAACGCCATACATGTTGGTACATCGCGACATGGTCAATCCAGTTACGAGTACCGAGCAGCCATCTCCCTCGAAACATGACTTTCTCGTCATCATTGTGCCAGGTCCCAGATGTCCAGATTGCGAATGCATCACGGCCATCTGGTGAGCAATGAGCTGCAGAACTGTCTTCTGTACGAAAAGCCTCTTCAAGAAAGTTTTGAAGCTATTACAGTATAGACCTCTAAACCTTACCCCGAATGTTACAGTACAAGATTTAGGGAGGCCAATGTTTGTTGTTACACATGATGAGCATGCACGCGAGTCAACCTGTTCAGTAGAGTTTGCAAGTTTCACGGGAGACGTGGCTCCGAAAAGTAAACAGGTTTCAGACACAGGACATCTCGACATCATTCGCAGTTAAGAAACAGTATCTGAAACAAGCACCCCGGTCGATTCTGACGACCAGTGACATTGCAGATCAAATACTTTCAACCTCTTTACGGCTTACGGCAACACTTGACGGCATCAACGGCAGGTGGGTCAATACTGTATCATCAAAATGTACCTCGTGTCTGGTTTTAGCATTCACTGTCGCGCCACACCACTAGCTCATGCGGCGTCAAGCTCCAGCGTGAAATTGACATTGCCATGTCCACAGATGATcgctcaccctcgccctGTCATCTCCCATGATCTCATGATCGACCCTCCATAACTCCGTACTGTACATTGTAATTCCTACTGATACAAACAAATGACTGTGCCTCCCAGTTCCGATTCCCACTCATGTTGCCCCCCAGAAGTTCATCGTCTCGCACAGACGTCGTCATTCGTCTCCGTCGTCTCCGTCGTAAtcgacgagcgcaagcCACTCGTCTGATACTCTACGAACGAGATCGAGTGACCCAGACGTCGTGTAaatgaggacgaggttgtGGGCCGACTCCCACGCCAAAGAGCTTTGTCGAACGAACTCACGGTCCTCAGCCGTAGGCTCGGCATCCATGCGAGAGCGCACAGATGTGAGAACCCTCTCATAGTGAGTAACGGCAAGATGCATGACACCTAAAGCTTGTTAGCCAGACCCAACAACACTTAGACTCACCCAGTCCGTGGAAAGAGCGACCGAAATTGtactcgacctcctcgagcgactGGGGATCTTGCGGACTGAGCTTGCGGTACCTTGAAAGGAACGCCAACCCCTGTGACATTAATTGGGCACCAAGCTCGTTGCGTTAGCGACCGTGACGTACCTGGGCAATCTGGTAGTTGCGATTGTCCGACTGACGGTTCGTGGCCCGTCCGAAGAATGCTTGAGCGATCAGGAAGCAGAGGAAGTGGTCATGAGGGTTGACCTCGTATGCACGCATGAAGTAGACTGGACGTTAGTTCGGTGGAGTATCGGCCGACCTACATAGGGCACTCTGGTAGCTCCTGGTCGTGAGCATGTTCTGGCCGTACATGGTGTTGAAGACCGGTGAGTACTTCTTCGGCTTGGGGCACTCATGTGGCTCCAACTCCGCGATCCCAGAAGGTGCCATTgactcctcctcgtcgtcaccatcgccctcaccatcgccctcaccatcgccctcaccatcgccctcaccatcgccctcaccatcgccctcatcatcgccctcgccctcgccatcgccatcgccgccgccctcgccatcgccgccccCCTCGCCGTGCATgtcttcgtcctcctcgtcctcctcgtcttcagGTCTCTGGCGGTGTTGAGGGGTTCCTTGAGGTGTCCCATCATTGTCATGGTCCATATCATGATGGAGGACATCACCCAGACGGCGAGAGCGGCCGGACTCAAGGACTTGGGCCCAACGGCGGTGGCGCCTATTGTAGCGAAGCTTGACGCCGGCGACAGCCTCGTCGTAGATGCGCACTTCACGATGAAGGAACTTCTGCAGCGCCAAGTTGTGCCAAACACCCTGCCCCTTGAAACCACCTCCGAGAGCGGCAAGCATCAACAGCATAGGTTCAGGCCGGAACTGATGCAACtgggcgaggcgcttgcAGTTCTCTGTGATGGCTTCACCCTTCCGCATGCGGATGCCACAGGCTGGTGTTAGCATGGAGGTCGGAGCGCGTCACTCACCAACGATGGTTAGGCGAAGCGCAATCTCACAACGGCGAGAATTGAACAAGCCCGACCACACGACGTGCTCAAGAATGTCGTACGCaacatcctcctcacccttgACCATCAACACGCAACAGTACTTGTCCGTCAGCAACatccccccctcctccttaCCTTAATGGTTAACGCCAGCCAGTCCTCAGAGTTTATACCGTAGAACTCGGTTTGCCGGCGAATCTCGTAGTCGATGCGGCCAGGTTCAATGGGAGTGTCGTCCTCCAAACCCATAATGCGCTCAAGGCGGTCCTGCATAGCCTGGGCCTGAGACGTGAGGTCGCTTTTCGTGCCGTACTTGCGGCGCTTGGGGATGCGAACAATACCCTACACATGTCAGTTGCTTGGGTCAACACGGCGCTTCTCACGCGATTCTTGGTGAAGTTGCTCTTCGCTAGGCGGAACGTCTCAATCATTGTACCAGCGGCATGGATGAACTTGTCCAACGCGTACATGTCGCCATTGTTGATACCGTCTTCGGCTTTCTGGACGTCCTCCCAAAGGCCTTGCATGGTGTATGCAGCTTGCGTCTCCAAGACGCGCTTGTTCATCCTGCCGACCTTGCCTTTCATCGTTCCGTCACCGGCCGGCAAGGCGTCACCGTGCTGTAACACCCGGGCAACCATCTCGAGTGCCTCCGTTTTGCGCCCCATGTCCTCTAGTACTCCAGCGAACGCTAGCAGCACCTCCGAGTCATCCGGCATCACATTAACCGCTGTACAGTCAGTCGGTCCTCGGCTTCGACTCACCCCACTCAAGACTCTCGTGTGCCTCCGCGAAGCGTTTCAGCTGATGCAGGCAGATTCCCATCTTGTAGACAACCTTCGGGTCCTCGTTGAAGTCCGGGTCATTTTCCTGTCCGTCAATACTACCTCGACTCTCTGGAGAACTCACACTCTGATCATGGAGGGCGAGCCAGCAGTCCAGTGCAAGGTCGAACAGCTGCCGCTTCATCAGGTTGTCACCAAGTTCCTTGAAGAGACCTTCATGGACCTTggcatcgagctcgaggatcATGTTGACGTGAGGCTGGCATCAGCGGCGAGGTTTGAAAAGTACGAACAATGGCCATGTCTGGCTGACCGAGGCGCAGACGCGCAATCGCCAACAAGTGCCTGAGTTGAACGTCGAGTTCGTTACCGCCGTTGACGTTGTTGGATTCTTCGTCCGATTCATCTCCGTCTTCTCCACCAAACCTCTTGGGAGCGTACtcgctgtcgtcctcgacagcaCCCCAAGCCTTCTCGTGTTTGCGACCCTGAAGCCAGCGCTGGCCGCGATGGATGACGTCGATGGCGCTCTCAGTCTCCCCGGACTTGATCAAGTAGTTGACGTACTCGACTACATGCTCGATCTTCATGGTGTTGTCAGGATTGGAAGGGTCGTCGAACGTCGCGTAATGATACACAAACGCATCGCCGAAGACGGTGGCCCCAAGCCCCCACTGGCGTAACTCAAGGATGAACGGATGCACCTCCATGAGCATGTTGAAGTCACGGAGGAATGTTGGATCAGCCTTGTGCAGCTTCTTGATCGCGTCTGCtgccttcttggcctgcCCGTTCTTCGTGTACATGGTGATGAGCTGCCACAGTACATCGACGCGTGTGCTGTCCAGGCGTAATAACTTTCGATAACAGTATTGCGCCTGGGTCATGTTACCTTCAGTTCTGGGCACGTCAGCCACGCCTTGACACATCAACGTACCGAAACTGCTGAGCCAGCTCTGCCCATGTCCCGGCGTCCTCCTCTATATGGGCAGCGCAGAACTTCATTTGCCGCGCCGAGTCGACAtcacccatctcctcaAACACGGATGCGAGAGTTGTCCAGGCCGCCTGAACCATGTTGTCATGGCGGATAACCTCGAGGAAGAGATTGATGGCCTCAGTGTGGTTCTGCGAGATATAGGCCATGTTGGCACGACCGAGCAGCTGCTGTACCTCGTACGTTGGCCGATGGCCGCGGTACACTCCGGATCGACCAGCTCGCTTCCCCCGTTTGCGACgaccaccttcctcctgcatctcctcctcgtccaacGCGTCCAGCTCTGCAGTGAAGTCCTGCGTTGTGCCAACTGCACCGCTCGAGACCTGGGCTGCAATGCGCCTCATGTCAGCGGAGATAATGGGGCCCAGCTCACTTGAACACGGCATCgtcacgtcctcgcccactTGCAtcgtcaccttccccgcccATGgcgccgttgccgttgtcgtcgtccaccTGAAAATCGTCGCCGCTCATGTCTTCATCTCCGCTCGAGTTGGAGTCACCTTCATCCGCAGCCCGCAGGTTCCGGATAATAGTGTCTACGCTATCAGTGGTTCTGTCGGTCGGCGCAGCCCACTTGGAGCGCGTGGACCGTGGTGGCATGGTGGCAACAGGGGTTTGTAGAAAGGAATCTGGATTTGTCGACACGACCTCGCACAgtgagaggaagaggggtGACTCGAGGAATAGCGCCTCGAGTACCTCAGGTCCAGGGATGGATATAGGAGAGAGAAGGTAAGAACTGTAACAGGTGGGCCCCGCGGATGATGCGATGTCGAGTAGCGGCGTAGCGAGAGAGGCTGAAGCAGCATTGATGGTGACGCCAGATCCAGTGATTTCAATGTGGAGGGGTGCCAAACATGACGGACATTAATTGCTCTCCGCCAAACGACAAAATCGAGAACAAGGATGTTCTTAAAGTGAACCAAGCTGGAAAATCGCAAGACATGCCACGTGTCTTAGCGCCGACAGACTTGGAAGGATTCAGGCACCTGTTGAGGATCCTGAATATGTCGTAGGCTGGAGCCGTGCTTGGTGGCAGGGGCCTGGGCACTGGCCGCTGgcggtcgacgaccttggcaTCTTGCTCGTCGTTTGCTTCTCCATCCCTCAAAACTTCAAAAAAGATGTCTCACCGCAAGGTGTGTACGGCCCGCCAGACGCATCaccccgacctcctcgacgttTCTCGCTCTCTCGcgatctcgcgcgcccAGCTTCGCCCCGAAGATTGCAGTCTGAGGGAAGATTTTGGCCGCGCAGAGGGAGATCGGCAGGGGCGGGCACAACGAGGAGTGATCGGGCGATGGCGTCCAGCACAGAAAGCGCAGCGCTGACTAGCAGTACGAGGAGCCTCGTTCGGGTTCGCTGGCCTTCCTTCCCCGCAAGCGTGCTGCCATGCACCGCGGTCACATCAAGTCGTTCCCTAaggacgacgcgacgaAGCCCGTGCACCTCActgccgccctcggctACAAGGCCGGCATGAGCCACGTCGTTCGCGACCTTGACCGCCCCGGCTCCAAGATGCACAAGCgtgaggtcgtcgaggccgtcacCGTTGTCGACACTCCCCCCATGGTTGTTGTCGGTGTCGTCGGCTACGTCGAGACCCCCCGTGGCCTCCGTGCTCTCACCACCGTCTGGGCGGAGCACCTCtccgacgaggtcaagcgcCGCTTCTACAAGAACTGGTACCGTtcgaagaagaaggcctTCACCCGCTACGCCAAGAAGCACTCGGAGAACAACGGCGCCTCTGTCGcccgcgagctcgagcgcatcaaGAAGTACGCGACCGTCGTCCGTGTCCTTGCCCACACCCAGCTCTCGCAGACCGGCCTTGCCCAGAAGAAGGCCCACCTTGCCGAGATCCAGGTGAACGGTGGCTCGgtcgccgacaaggtcgagtTCTCCAAGGGTCTCTTCGAGAAGACCTTCTCTGTCAAGGAGGTCTTCGAGGAGAACGAGTGCGTCGACGTTATCGCCATTACCAAGGGTAAGGGTTACTCGGGTGTCATCTCTCGTTGGGGTGTCACCAAGCTTCCTCGCAAGACCCACCGTGGTCTCCGCAAGGTCGCCTGTATCGGTGCTTGGCACCCGTCCAACGTCATGTACTCGGTCGCTCGCTCGGGTCAGGACGGTTACCACCGCCGTACCACGATCAACCACAAGATCTACCGCATCGGATCGGCCACCGACCCCAAGTCGGGCTCGACCGACTTCGACCTCACCGAGAAGTCGATCAACCCCATTGGTGGCTGGTCGCACTACCCGGACATCCGTGGCGACTTCGTCATGCTCAAGGGCTCGATCCCCGGTGTCAAGAAGCGTGTCGTCACCCTCCGCAAGGCCCTCCGCGTCCACACCTCGCGTGCCCACCTCGAGAAGGTCCAGCTCAAGTTCTACGACACGTGAGTTACTCACCGTTATTTTTTCCGTATCATATGCTGACGTGTTCCACAGTTCGTCGCAGCTGGGCCACACCCAGTGGcagaccaaggaggagaaggctcAGTTCCTTGGCCAGCTCAAGATCAAGAACTAAGCTACTCCTCTTGGGAGGTAGGAGACTGGAGAGGGGATCAGAGACGACTAGGGCCCCAGCGGCATTGTACACTTCCGCCAGTCTGGGCGTCATGGCATGCACCAGATACAGTGCTACGAGTAGGATTAGAGCGTGTTGCTGTCAGTTCCGTCGTTGGTGTATTGTTTGTGTATTGTTTGTGTATTGTTTGAG from Cutaneotrichosporon cavernicola HIS019 DNA, chromosome: 2 harbors:
- the RPL3 gene encoding uncharacterized protein (Belongs to the universal ribosomal protein uL3 family), with the protein product MSHRKYEEPRSGSLAFLPRKRAAMHRGHIKSFPKDDATKPVHLTAALGYKAGMSHVVRDLDRPGSKMHKREVVEAVTVVDTPPMVVVGVVGYVETPRGLRALTTVWAEHLSDEVKRRFYKNWYRSKKKAFTRYAKKHSENNGASVARELERIKKYATVVRVLAHTQLSQTGLAQKKAHLAEIQVNGGSVADKVEFSKGLFEKTFSVKEVFEENECVDVIAITKGKGYSGVISRWGVTKLPRKTHRGLRKVACIGAWHPSNVMYSVARSGQDGYHRRTTINHKIYRIGSATDPKSGSTDFDLTEKSINPIGGWSHYPDIRGDFVMLKGSIPGVKKRVVTLRKALRVHTSRAHLEKVQLKFYDTSSQLGHTQWQTKEEKAQFLGQLKIKN
- the TFC4 gene encoding uncharacterized protein (RNA polymerase III transcription factor); translated protein: MPPRSTRSKWAAPTDRTTDSVDTIIRNLRAADEGDSNSSGDEDMSGDDFQVDDDNGNGAMGGEGDDASGRGRDDAVFKRIAAQVSSGAVGTTQDFTAELDALDEEEMQEEGGRRKRGKRAGRSGVYRGHRPTYEVQQLLGRANMAYISQNHTEAINLFLEVIRHDNMVQAAWTTLASVFEEMGDVDSARQMKFCAAHIEEDAGTWAELAQQFRTEGNMTQAQYCYRKLLRLDSTRVDVLWQLITMYTKNGQAKKAADAIKKLHKADPTFLRDFNMLMEVHPFILELRQWGLGATVFGDAFVYHYATFDDPSNPDNTMKIEHVVEYVNYLIKSGETESAIDVIHRGQRWLQGRKHEKAWGAVEDDSEYAPKRFGGEDGDESDEESNNVNGGNELDVQLRHLLAIARLRLGQPDMAIPHVNMILELDAKVHEGLFKELGDNLMKRQLFDLALDCWLALHDQSENDPDFNEDPKVVYKMGICLHQLKRFAEAHESLEWAVNVMPDDSEVLLAFAGVLEDMGRKTEALEMVARVLQHGDALPAGDGTMKGKVGRMNKRVLETQAAYTMQGLWEDVQKAEDGINNGDMYALDKFIHAAGTMIETFRLAKSNFTKNRGIVRIPKRRKYGTKSDLTSQAQAMQDRLERIMGLEDDTPIEPGRIDYEIRRQTEFYGINSEDWLALTIKYCCVLMVKGEEDVAYDILEHVVWSGLFNSRRCEIALRLTIVACGIRMRKGEAITENCKRLAQLHQFRPEPMLLMLAALGGGFKGQGVWHNLALQKFLHREVRIYDEAVAGVKLRYNRRHRRWAQVLESGRSRRLGDVLHHDMDHDNDGTPQGTPQHRQRPEDEEDEEDEDMHGEGGGDGEGGGDGDGEGEGDDEGDGEGDGEGDGEGDGEGDGEGDGDDEEESMAPSGIAELEPHECPKPKKYSPVFNTMYGQNMLTTRSYQSALFYFMRAYEVNPHDHFLCFLIAQAFFGRATNRQSDNRNYQIAQGLAFLSRYRKLSPQDPQSLEEVEYNFGRSFHGLGVMHLAVTHYERVLTSVRSRMDAEPTAEDREFVRQSSLAWESAHNLVLIYTTSGSLDLVRRVSDEWLALVDYDGDDGDE
- a CDS encoding uncharacterized protein (Prenylcysteine lyase), yielding MPVPWRRGMPIPYPFYILVVCTIATLILFTQQPELATRVAASVTALSPLALINFGQVKQEFAPPNDLRPRRVAIVGAGASGSAAAFFLSRAAREAESRAGAPHGSLLDIVVYERADYIGGRTTVVYPHGNTSLRPVELGASIFVDANLNLVKAAKLFGLEIVDPEFGGTGVAIWDGTEFLFMTSAEKGRWSGWWDSLAVLRRYGALSPMRQRRAVGALLKKFAHLYDARWLANRGSVANVDEFAESAGLGKVLTSRTGEDWARNVVKANALWVDEIMEASTRVNYCADLNQIHALGAAVSHASGGASAISGGNFRLFEAMLKHSGAEVRLQTEVDAIEPLDRGFRVTSNHSHLSDDYDEIFFAAPWHTSPVSKTLSSHFTQPIPKQQYVRLHVTMLATNAPHADPLYFFRGPGEAVPGTILTTGSTARAHPGAARPEFQSISYHGETYDGSGEWIVKIFSKAELSNDLLADIFGDNPTWVYRKVWDSYPVLHPTASFPPMQPMQGFHYLASLEPWVSTMETQTLSAREAVARSVQRWWNLGLGECRDADQSWDMTCGK